The window GGTATGGACGGCATGCCCGGAATGCCCCCTGGAATGGGTGGTATGCCTGGAATGCCCGGTATGCCCGGCATGGAAGAGGAGGGGAAACGCTCCATTTCCAAGAAAACGCTCAAAGCGCGCAATAAAAAGAAAGCCGCCAAGAAAGCCAAGAAGAAAAAGAAGAAAAAGTAGAGGTATAAGCGGGATCTACGCCTCCAAGCCGAGGAAAAACAGGCGTTGGTCAAGTTTATAATAGATATCAACTTGCCAGATATAGGGCAAAAACGTATTAATCAATTATTGGGAGTATAAGTACCATGGCTATGAAAATCCGACTGACTCGTATGGGTTCCAAGAAGCGTCCGTTCTACCGCGTCGTGGCTCTCGACAGCGCCACCCGCCGTGATGGCCGCCCCGTTGAGTACCTGGGTTACTACAACCCGATGGTGGAACCCAACGACATCAAGCTCGACATGGAAAAGATCGAGAAGTGGTTGGCACAGGGTGCCGAGCCCAGCAACACCGTTCGTTCCCTGCTGAAGAAGGCCGGCAAGTAAGCACTGTGCTTCCTTAGTCCGGAATTCTATTTGGCAGCTCAAGTTCACGGCGCGAGACGACGCGCTGTACCCGGAGGTAGACGTCATGCTGAAAGAGATGATTGAGTACATTGCCAAGTCCCTGGTGGACAACCCGGATGAAGTGCAAGTGTCTGAAGTCGAAGGCGAACAGACCTCGGTTATCGAGCTCAAGGTGGCCAAGGAAGACCTTGGCAAGGTGATTGGCAAGCAGGGCCGTACGGCCCGTGCTATGCGTACCCTGCTGGGTGCAGCCTCCACCAAGGCTCGCAAACGCTCCGTTTTGGAGATTCTCGAGTAGCAACCAGCCGCTATGACTCAACACCGTACCGATGGGTTTATTCCCGTGGGTGGGGTGGCG of the Pseudodesulfovibrio sp. zrk46 genome contains:
- the rpsP gene encoding 30S ribosomal protein S16, which encodes MAMKIRLTRMGSKKRPFYRVVALDSATRRDGRPVEYLGYYNPMVEPNDIKLDMEKIEKWLAQGAEPSNTVRSLLKKAGK
- a CDS encoding KH domain-containing protein; its protein translation is MLKEMIEYIAKSLVDNPDEVQVSEVEGEQTSVIELKVAKEDLGKVIGKQGRTARAMRTLLGAASTKARKRSVLEILE